The Gymnodinialimonas sp. 57CJ19 genome includes a window with the following:
- a CDS encoding Hsp20 family protein, with the protein MRTYDFSPLYRATVGFDRVADMLDRVLTQDASQSTYPPYNIEKLDEHSYRISVAVAGFSDADLSVEQREHQLVIAAKRETTDEKQTYLHRGIATRAFEKRFQLADHVRVTGAVAEHGMLHIDLVREVPEALKPRRIEIGGSTTAKAIEADTASA; encoded by the coding sequence ATGCGAACCTATGATTTTTCCCCTCTCTACCGTGCCACCGTCGGCTTTGACCGTGTGGCAGATATGCTGGACCGCGTGCTGACCCAGGACGCCAGCCAGTCCACTTACCCCCCTTATAATATCGAGAAGCTGGACGAGCATTCGTACCGGATTTCCGTGGCTGTTGCCGGTTTCTCTGACGCTGATCTCAGTGTCGAGCAGCGCGAACATCAGCTGGTGATCGCGGCCAAGCGTGAAACGACGGACGAAAAGCAGACTTATCTGCATCGTGGCATCGCCACCCGTGCGTTCGAGAAGCGTTTCCAATTGGCCGACCATGTCCGTGTGACGGGTGCCGTGGCCGAACATGGCATGCTTCACATTGATTTGGTGCGTGAAGTGCCAGAGGCGCTGAAACCGCGCCGGATCGAGATTGGCGGATCAACAACTGCCAAAGCGATCGAGGCTGATACCGCCAGCGCCTAA
- a CDS encoding trypsin-like serine protease, with protein MGWSFFAGVACAFGVILGASFPALAQGLPQVQLIEGHGGLRALNSGTEAQVWRGVGRLDTGASFCTATLIRENLVLTAAHCVFHPQTARAFDASDLTFLAGLRNGHAEAVRNVRRIIVLPGYHPEQGPDFDMIGRDLALLELSMPISMTSIVPISTARTPWREGRVTVVSYGREREGYASIEEGCEILQRQDSVRAMNCQVVSGASGSPVVRVNQGRAEVVAVISASAQSSEGDISLAVMLEDHLATLMSQYQASASTPVGVTTLGGTPSFIVNGANARSGIGARFIRP; from the coding sequence ATGGGTTGGTCATTTTTCGCAGGGGTAGCCTGTGCATTCGGTGTCATTCTCGGCGCCAGCTTCCCTGCTCTCGCGCAGGGGTTGCCGCAGGTGCAACTGATCGAGGGGCACGGTGGCCTTCGGGCCCTTAACAGTGGGACCGAGGCGCAGGTCTGGCGGGGCGTTGGGCGGCTCGATACCGGCGCTTCCTTTTGCACCGCCACGCTCATCCGTGAAAATCTGGTGCTGACCGCGGCCCATTGCGTGTTTCACCCGCAGACGGCCCGCGCTTTTGATGCCTCTGATCTGACCTTTCTGGCCGGGCTCCGCAATGGCCATGCCGAGGCGGTCCGCAACGTGCGCCGGATCATTGTCCTGCCCGGATACCACCCGGAACAAGGGCCGGACTTCGATATGATTGGTCGTGATCTGGCACTTTTGGAGCTGTCGATGCCGATCTCGATGACATCTATCGTGCCGATTTCCACGGCCCGTACGCCTTGGCGTGAGGGGCGCGTCACGGTGGTGTCTTATGGCCGCGAGCGTGAAGGTTATGCCTCGATCGAAGAGGGGTGCGAAATCCTTCAGCGGCAGGACTCGGTACGGGCAATGAATTGTCAGGTGGTGTCGGGGGCCTCGGGCTCTCCGGTGGTGCGGGTCAATCAGGGTCGCGCAGAAGTGGTCGCCGTCATCTCCGCCAGCGCACAATCGAGCGAAGGCGATATCTCCCTTGCTGTCATGCTCGAAGATCATTTGGCCACGCTGATGTCGCAATATCAGGCCAGCGCTTCGACACCTGTGGGGGTGACCACGTTGGGGGGCACGCCGTCGTTCATCGTGAACGGCGCAAACGCACGCAGCGGTATTGGGGCGCGGTTCATTCGCCCCTGA